The following are encoded in a window of Podospora pseudoanserina strain CBS 124.78 chromosome 6, whole genome shotgun sequence genomic DNA:
- the HCH gene encoding Glycine-rich signal peptide (EggNog:ENOG503NV0S; COG:S) — translation MAGLRIGWGSALLVLAVILLVLPGQAAAFGAGNIPSIAQVEGHNWRHGDIEDTLKDIAFLYGKKWTTMMVGRVYFGNWLRDYSQAVDVGSLKGVNAATIRIIVWVLSFMANGYATEEFEVTEERLGCYRPEEHIDNPKDYADNQDARKYDTRLRGPVDPRELEIDPRTGMKNYIANESGGWATSAGYLRWSFARAIHFGRLYTSGITHKGRESDLCEALRCLGQALHCMEDFSAHSNYCELALIELGYHNVFAHCGSSTQISLNGKRVYPLVTGTFGAVDFLHSVLGEATDHFTQSEVDEIDIALKAAEQNSNSSSGQRGFLGSGSSGPDFISLVSQLPSVGDGFASQARSLKAASAAQEQQNMQQLTRDNVNQVPGMNPNFDPVKVSGQIYPILEFRDKIVRSINNMISKIPGLESLLEKISETLTAFILGLLAPFIRPIIQQVSKVLKDGSTGLIESSANAQLEPWNNPRCNDPTHSMLSKDHFTNVLNSCAGRVSVTIVQYVVPRILYAFENPGVPVDEVLNDILRAFHHPAARDERVEIHRNMFETVRKWTQETKHRHELNSLLSSESVKNHHNHILASNSSSGSRSVSAPSHGGNGCDHGHGRPAGSLWEQVKKQQADARYSPRPGSSGGGYGQRPGSSGYGSGGGGSYGRPSPQPGYSGGGGPGAYPPQQQPQYGGGGYGGPGGYQQPPPPHHHGQYGGGYPGQHPPPPPQGGGYPGQQPPQWGGYQRY, via the exons ATGGCGGGACTCAGGATAGGCTGGGGCAGCGCTCTGCTGGTCCTTGCTGTCATTCTTCTCGTTCTTCCCGGTCAGGCCGCCGCGTTTGGTGCTGGGAACATTCCCTCTATTGCCCAAGTTGAGGGGCATAACTGGAGACATGGAG ATATCGAGGACACACTCAAGGACATCGCTTTCTTGTATGGCAAAAAATGGACCACCATGATGGTTGGCCGTGTCTACTTTGGCAACTGGCTGAGAGACTATTCGcaagctgttgatgttggcagTTTGAAGGGCGTCAATGCCGCTACCATCAGAATTATTGTTTGGGTCCTCTCCTTCATGGCCAACGGCTATGCCACCGAGGAATTCGAGGTCACCGAAGAGCGCCTGGGATGCTATCGTCCTGAGGAGCATATTGACAACCCGAAGGACTACGCCGACAACCAGGATGCTCGTAAATATGACACCAGACTCCGAGGGCCTGTTGATCCCCGCGAGCTTGAAATCGATCCCCGTACTGGCATGAAGAACTACATCGCCAACGAGAGCGGCGGTTGGGCCACCAGCGCTGGTTATCTGAGATGGAGCTTTGCCCGCGCCATCCACTTTGGCCGTCTCTACACAAGTGGTATCACCCACAAGGGAAGGGAGTCTGATCTCTGCGAGGCCCTCAGATGTCTGGGCCAGGCTCTCCACTGCATGGAAGACTTCAGCGCTCACAGCAACTACTGCGAGCTTGCCCTCATCGAGCTCGGTTATCACAATGTGTTTGCCCATTGCGGTTCTTCTACCCAGATCAGCCTTAACGGCAAAAGAGTCTACCCCTTGGTAACCGGTACTTTCGGAGCCGTGGACTTTTTGCACTCTGTGCTTGG CGAGGCCACCGACCACTTCACCCAATCTGAAGTCGACGAGATCGACATCGCCCTCAAAGCCGCCGAgcaaaacagcaacagcTCCTCCGGCCAGCGCGGCTTCCTGGGCTCCGGCTCCTCCGGTCCTGActtcatctccctcgtcagcCAGCTCCCCAGCGTGGGTGATGGCTTCGCCTCCCAGGCCAGAAGCCTCAAggccgcctcggccgcccAAGAGCAGCAAAACATGCAACAGCTCACCCGCGACAACGTCAACCAAGTCCCCGGCATGAACCCCAACTTTGACCCGGTCAAGGTCTCGGGACAGATCTACCCCATCCTCGAGTTCCGCGACAAGATCGTCCGCTCCATCAACAATATGATCTCCAAGATCCCCGGGCTGGAGTCTCTTTTGGAGAAAATCAGCGAGACGCTGACAGCGTTCATCCTGGGGCTCCTCGCTCCGTTCATCAGACCCATCATCCAGCAGGTCTCCAAGGTCTTGAAGGACGGGTCGACCGGTCTTATCGAGTCGAGCGCCAACGCCCAGCTAGAGCCGTGGAATAACCCCCGCTGCAACGACCCCACCCACTCGATGCTGTCAAAAGACCACTTTACCAACGTGCTCAACTCGTGCGCTGGGCGTGTTTCCGTCACAATAGTTCAATATGTCGTTCC CCGGATCCTCTACGCCTTTGAAAACCCCGGCGTCCCCGTCGACGAAGTTTTGAACGACATCCTCCGcgccttccaccacccagccGCCCGCGACGAACGGGTTGAGATTCATCGCAACATGTTTGAGACTGTGCGCAAGTGGACGCAGGAGACGAAGCACAGGCACGAGCTCAACTCCCTTTTGTCTTCTGAATCGGTCAAGAATCACCATAACCACATCCTCGCGAGCAATTCCAGCAGTGGTTCCCGTAGTGTCTCAGCCCCTAGCCACGGAGGTAACGGTTGTGATCATGGTCACGGCCGTCCGGCGGGGTCGTTGTGGGAGCAGGTTAAGAAGCAGCAGGCTGATGCACGGTATTCGCCTCGGCCGGGGTCgtctggtggtgggtatGGGCAGAGGCCGGGGTCGAGTGGGtatgggagtggtggtggggggtctTATGGCAGGCCTAGTCCTCAGCCGGGGTAtagcggtggcggtgggccGGGGGCATATccgcctcagcaacagccgcagtatggtggtggtggttatggtGGTCCGGGTGGTTACCAGcagcccccgccgccgcatcATCATGGGCAGTATGGAGGTGGTTATCCTGGACAgcatccgccgccgccgcctcagggaggggggtatccggggcagcagccgcctcaGTGGGGGGGTTATCAACGGTATtaa